The following proteins come from a genomic window of Nicotiana tomentosiformis chromosome 12, ASM39032v3, whole genome shotgun sequence:
- the LOC138902560 gene encoding uncharacterized protein encodes MALYEALYGRQCRSLVGWFELGEDRLLGIDLVCDALENVKLIHECLRTTHSRRKHYSDRKVRGVSFMVVEKFLLRVSPTKGVMRFGKKGKLSPCYIGLFEVLESVGELAYKLSLPPSLLGVYPVFHVSIFGSTIRIRCMCSVLAWCSWTTI; translated from the coding sequence atggctctgtatgaggcattatatgggaggcaatgtcgttctttggttggttggtttgagcttggCGAGGATAGGCTATTGGGCATAGATTTAgtttgtgatgctttggagaatgtGAAATTGATTCATGAGTGTCTTCGTACAACGCATTCTAGGCGAAAGCATTAttctgataggaaggttcgtggtGTGTCATTCATGGTGGTTGAGAAGTTTCTACTAAGAGTTTCGCCCacgaagggtgtgatgaggtttgggaagaagggcaagttgagcccttgttATATTGGTCTTTTCGAGGTGTTGGAGAGTGTTGGTGAGCTGGCCTACAAACTTtctttgccacccagcttattaGGGGTttatccggtgtttcatgtttccatttTCGGAAGTACTATAAGGATCCGTTGCATGTGTTCGGTTTTAGCTTGGTGCAGTTGGACAACAATTTGA